Proteins encoded together in one Macadamia integrifolia cultivar HAES 741 chromosome 8, SCU_Mint_v3, whole genome shotgun sequence window:
- the LOC122087123 gene encoding ATP-dependent Clp protease proteolytic subunit — translation MWSRISSRKPSLSAITQLSSSPFMAKRSYGLIPMVIEHTSRGERAYDIFSRLLKERIVCINGTIADDTASVVVAQLLFLESENPSKPINMYINSPGGVVTAGLAIYDTMQYIRSPVSTLCIGQAASMGSLLLTAGAKGERRALPNARVMIHQPSGGVSGQASDIAIQAKEILKLRERLNMLYVKHTGQDLEKIGLSMERDMFMSPEEAKEFGLIDEVIENRPMALVTDAVASTGSGGNKGKEEGSS, via the coding sequence ATGTGGAGCCGAATCTCTAGCAGAAAACCATCTCTATCTGCAATTACTCAGctctcctcttctccattcATGGCGAAGCGGTCTTATGGGCTGATACCCATGGTGATCGAACACACCTCAAGGGGCGAACGAGCTTACGACATCTTCTCTCGTCTCCTGAAAGAGCGTATCGTCTGCATCAACGGTACGATAGCCGATGATACGGCCTCTGTAGTGGTTGCTCAGCTTCTGTTTCTTGAATCCGAGAATCCATCGAAACCCATCAACATGTACATCAATTCTCCCGGGGGTGTTGTTACCGCCGGCCTTGCGATCTACGACACGATGCAGTACATTCGATCTCCGGTGAGTACTCTTTGTATTGGGCAAGCTGCTTCGATGGGTTCTCTGCTATTGACGGCTGGTGCAAAGGGTGAGAGACGAGCGTTACCTAATGCTAGGGTTATGATCCATCAGCCCTCTGGTGGGGTAAGTGGGCAAGCTAGTGATATAGCAATTCAGGCTAAGGAGATTCTCAAGCTGAGGGAGAGGTTGAATATGTTGTATGTGAAACATACTGGGCAGGATCTTGAGAAAATTGGGCTGTCCATGGAGAGGGACATGTTCATGTCGCCGGAAGAGGCAAAAGAGTTCGGTTTGATTGATGAGGTTATTGAGAATAGGCCAATGGCTCTGGtgacagatgcagttgcaagcaCAGGGTCCGGTGGGAACAAAGGGAAAGAGGAG